ACATgtaaatatacatgtgcatAAAGGATAAACAAACTGTATGTCAGATGAAAGTTGGCTTAaatgttttgatttttcttggtatagcaattactTAACACAGATGATCTCAAATACtgtataagtctctctctctctctctctctctttctctatgtgTCTTTACagcttttatttagaatgatgtgtgatttaATGTCACTTTACATTGAAAAGCATCTAATCACTGAAATGTTACTTCACTGTTTGTTCCTTGTCAtgcaataaacaagaaaaaacaatccTTTTACCATAATTTCTCCCGGAAACCCCTGGTGTATTTCTATCAGTATTGTAGCTATTTGGGATTAATATAATTAATAAAGggtctacatgacatatttaggGAACTATAATGTAGTTTACTTAAGTCAAACCTTTAATTCTTTCCTAGTTTTTgtcaaataatgaaaaagaaagtggcaatTTCCCAGTTTAACACAAGAGAGgctaatgttttgggtgtaagttgCTGGTTGTAAGTTCCGCCCATCGCCTCATAAGCTCCGtccactggcttcacttttttagTATGCCAGGATAGGCATGTGCTGACCCCCCCAATCTAACTTCCTTGTATTACACTAATTTGAGTTAAATAATTTATGCATATTGAGAACATGGTCAGAttggaaaaaaatcataaatagtTGAGTATATGCTATCTGATcactgatagataaatatatattttataaaGCATACATTTAAACCAGGATCCATTTAATTTTTTacttaactgaaaaaaataaataaacaaaaaataatctcAAACTTACTTTAAATGCTTTGTGGCAGAAGGGGCACTTGTGAGGCACACTGTCACTGATCTTACTGAGGCAGACATGAAGATGTGCATCCCTGTAGCGCTTCTCAGCAAAGGAAGCACCACATATGTGACACTCATGCTTATCTTTCTTGGTATTATGGACAGATTGCATATGACGATACAAATGTCCATGAGAACTGAACTTCATTGGACATTCACTGAATTTACACTTGTATGGCTTGATATTTAGATGCATCTGAAatttttcatataaaaaaattaatttatGTCTTCTATAATTTCTCAGTTCAAGTGTAACATTTCCAAAGTGCATATCTGAATGATATTTATAGAAGACACTGTTAATGTTTTCACTGCTGAGAATAATACATATGAAATGTTACAAAATAAGCAACAAAATTACCAATGCAGTTAAGTCATGAATATAATAATGTGAAAAAATCTACTCTCTATCTTGCCTTCATAGCAATGCACAGCCAAACTGTATTGCCCTTGGACTTTTCTAGACATTATCAAGTCACTAAAACAAATTCTCCTTTGTTAGTAGATGAAGGACATTCTATAACAAGTGACTGCCAAGAAAAGATCTCACACTTTCCATTACCTTATTATAGTGGCCAATGAGATCTCTCTTGCGGACATAGGAGACTGAGCATTGTTCACAGGCATAGTTTTTCCCCTGATGTGATGCTGCATAGTGATCACATGCACCCCGCTGAGTGGAGAACATTTTATGGCACTCTTTGCATCTCCATGGTTTTCCTAATGTTGTCTCTGCCTTGTAAcacatcttatttctttcttcttgtagttcagcttttttctttccctgtggACAAATGCCATTTATACTGACAACTTTTTACAGGTACTCAAAACTTACAAATCCATGAAAAATTAGATCATGCTTGACTCTTAAACAGGAAGGTTACTTCAAAATTAAAACTTTAACAACATAATATGCTAAGcaaaaataattttaaaaaatactaatacaggaacagaaaaataaaattttcaagtaaagagaaagatggaaggattaTGATGAGCAGAAACTATACTCTGTTCATGAATGCTAGAGACATAAGCTTCTCTTCCTAGGTAGAGCACATCAGGGATGAACACACTGGCCTGTTAATGGCTGGTTGTATTTGGTGGAGAGAGTGCATTTTATAgtacttcattctttctttaacaACATACAAACCATTTGCTTTCAGTTTATGAAGACTATCCTTCAACATCTTCTCTAAATGTCTGTCAATTGAACACAAAAGCAAGTCAGTAGCATTCACTGAGATGACACAGAGTGACAAGTACATAAAGGTTCGTAAACTACTGAATGGCCAAGAGAATCATATCATTCATTTCAAGTTGCTTAGACTACAAATATCAAACCTCTCAACAGAGACACGGAAAAGAGAGCAGCTTAGTCAGTGTTAATGATGAGAGACTCTAAACCCCACAGCTGGCTAGGCCAGAGGTTTGCTCTTGGGTAAAAATGTAAACCACTGATGACTGGTCAGGCACACCTTGCATCATTGTcacaatgttttatttattaaatGTAACGCTTGAGTAGcatgttttctttctgctttgaaaatgagaaaataatctCCAAATAGGTGATTATAATATCTCAAGAATTTTTCCACTCCGACAATAAATGGCAATTAAGACATGGGAAGAGAAGCGGCCTTCCCTGCGTTAATGCCCTAAACATCAAAACAATGGAATGTTGTCAATACTATGCAAAACATAATATTAGCAAAAAAATAGAACTGAAGAGATAGGACTCACCTGTATCTTAGTAGTTAGCATTTCTGAAGTAATGCTGTCAGTCTGTTTATCTTCCATGGGGGAAATGGATGACAGCTTCTCAGATAGTTCATTATTGCTGGTCTCCATACCACCTTGTATTGAGTTCTTACTATCATAAGGCTGTTCAGAATCTAATGTCTCTGGTACATCACATCTATCTTCATCCATTATGTTAAGATCATGTGATTCTCTTGGACTTGACAAATTTTCAGAATAGGTTTCACGAAAATTCTGAGATTTTGAATCAGTGAAAGCAATAGATTGAGTGTCTTTTAGTATAAGATTTTCATTTGGAGAGTCAGTTTCATTAGTAGCCTCAAGATTCCTGAGAATCATTTCAGCTGAGATGGAATGTGAATCTGTATGGGCTCTCTGTTTTGGCTTTGCACAAGTATCACCAAACTGGTTACTCTGATTAGTACATGAGATAAACTCCCATGACACAGACTTGGAAACTGAATTAGTATCAGAGTCACACTGCATAggttcttgttttatctttacATCATCAAAAGTAACATCAGACTGCAATGTTATTTTTGATAAAGATtctttaccttcagtttttgAGTCTGGGATATTTGTTACTGTCAAATCTACctctgtattttcttgtttctttttggcCAAATCATGAGAGATAAACTTGACAATATCAGACACAGACTCTCCTCCATACTTATCTTCCATAAGAACTGGAGTTAATTTTTCCCTCATATATTTCTTTGGCCTTCCTGGTCTCTTCTGTGGTTTAGTTATCTCCATTATTTCACATGTGTCTTTCATGTATGCTTCTATATCTGACAAATTTTTCCCAATGATATGATCTTTTACTGAGCCAGTAGCTAACTGTGTCTGGCTGTCTTCATTGACACTTTctgaagacaacaaattttGCTTCACAGTACCACATATCTCACTGTTTCCCCTGACTCTTGATAATAAATCATTCTTCATTGAACTAAGTTTTTCTTCCATATCTGCAATTCTGTCAATAAGAATCACACACTTTTTGCACAACATCCAAGGCTCTAGCAGGGAGCTTGGATCAAAGGAGCAAGGCAAAAATTGTTGAAACTTTTGAAGCATATCAGATTGACATTCATCTGGAATCTGGCTGAACCACTTTGAATGTTTTCTAAAATCTCTGTTTGTGTAGCCTTTACATGCAATACAAAGAGGTTTTATGATTTGTGGAGAATTTACAGATTCATCTACAACGATGGTGACATTTTCAAGTCCCTCGGAGAGTTCGGTGGGTTCTTCCTTTATCACAACTTCCTCTGACCCATTCTTAAATGACACAGTATCTTCTTTTTTAGTATCAGCATCAACAAAGTCTTCTTCCCCCTCATCAAGTGCAGCATCAGTTTTCACTCTCACTGGTCTCTCAGATTTTACAAGATGATAATTTTCTTTGTGGGACACCAGAGCTGCTGCTGTTGAGAATAATTTGAAACATAGGTAACAGCGGTGAGTTCTTTCTCTCCCAGCTCGGCTTGGTCGCTGAACCGGCTGACTTAATTGTTCCCGTGCCATCTTTTTAGCCTGTTTATGATAATGTATTGATTCAAATTTAAAGTCAGCATCTTTCTTCGTAGGTTTCAGGTCTACAGAAGTTTTAGAAAGCTTTTTCCGAATGTATGATGTGTCTGAAGAATCAATCATACCAATATTACCATCATTCATGTCAGTGTTACTGCCTTCATCACTAGGTAAAGCTTTTTGGTGATATTCCCCTCCCAGCAAGCTATCAGAACCAGGAGGCAGCTCCCAAGCACTTTTACAAGACTGGGATTCTCTTCGCTCCCGGCAGCTTATCACGTGTTTCTTGTATAACTTCTGTGTAATATACTTTCTTCCACAGTAAGAACAAGTTGTTGATTCTTTATGACATTTGTGATGCTTGGCGAGATCTTTCAAGGTTTCACACTTGTAGAGGCACATACGGCACTGGAAGGACTTCTCACTACTATGTACATCTTGAATGTGGAGACGTACATATTGCGCATTTAGGAATTTCTTGCCACAAATGAAGcattcttcctcccattctttgTGGTATTTGCGGCAGTGATTCTCAAGTGAACGCTTTGAGTGAAGGACAGCACTGCAATCATTACAGCTGAATACTGAAAACCTGATggggtgaagaaaaataataatgtaataataataataaaaaatattagtCTATTCATTTCTATATCAGGCTAACAATCTAATACAAGATTGCCCagacaaagcaacacacactcacacatatcaTTCACACTCTTAGCCCTGTTGGAAAGAAGTAACCATCTCATGGACCCAGGCACAACACAGCTGGCCACACATATCCAAAGTAAGACCTAATTGCATGCTCTGGTTACCCCCTGACCCCTTtataatgacttttttttttttttttttttttttttcattatggcctatagtgcctgtaggcatacttgaagagtatatctgggaagcgctgttagtggcacaggcaattttatttatagtggtacccatattaggacccatatcaccacccaagtgcatctttggtgtaaccacctagaatctgggtatcatggtgacatgtaggtaactttaaaccactcgacaaatggcatagcttcaaagcggtacgtggtgggattcaaacctacgcgtcgacatctgcccgatcccatgctaaTCACCTTATCTACTACGCCATCACCTGTTCACATTTACTCTAATCCTTGACAGTCTCTATTATCTATTACTACACAAGAAGGTGGACAATAATGAATCTCGACGTAACTTTGGTAGAGAAGCGTGAGAATAAGGCTGTAATGCTGTAGTAGTCCATGAAACAAACAATGCCATCTTTAACTATGACATGAAAAGTTTAGGACCAAGACCAAAGGTGAATATAAAAGACTGATAAAAATTGACACTCACTCTTTACAGGTGGACTTTAGGGGAGTTTCATTCTTGGGCTCTACTGCCGGCCGCAATACTTTCATCTGCAGAGGAATATGCAGTTAATGTATTTTTATGGTAGATTTTCCATGGTATATATTAATACAGACAATTCAGGTCAGCCATCACTTATCCATCAATAGTTCTGGCTAGTGTAACTTAACATTTCATGGGTTTTCTCCATACAAACTTGTCACTTGTTGCATAATCAGGGAACCCACTCctatttgtctttttccatttattattaAACTCTTCTCAAATTTCTTCAGTCACAGCTCcagtgaataagagaaaagtatcTTGTTGTGTAAATCAAAAGCAAAGTACATTATCCACAAAAGATAAGGTTAAACTTCTTAAAAAACTCAACAGCAGTGTGTCTGCACAAAGCTTGTGCAAATGGTATTGGCAGGAAAGTGATATTGGTACACTTATTAATCAACCTGTACTGTGCTTAACCATTGAGTTAAATGTATTTTGGCCAACCCCTCTAATACACAAAGATTACTAATATGGCACCCTAAAGGTCTCAGTGATGCTGAATTAGTAATGATCGACATGGAGAATCATAAGTTGATAGAAACCAAACAGATTGTACAGAGTAGGAAAATACAGATTCCATGCattaaaataatagaaaattaaCAGAATAGTAATATGATACAGTAAGACTGGCTATGACTCACTGCAGGTCCAAACATGGAAGCAATGGTGTGTAGTTTTGACCTCTGTCCACTTGATTCTTTACACTGTGATAGAGATGACAGATCATAGGCAATCATGTCACCTCTGTCTGTTTTCACCAGGCTCCCTTCCTTAAGGGTTTTAGTGGGTACTGTTGATAAAGAGAACAGTGTGATTCATTATTGTAGCTAATCAAATACCAGAAAACATTCTCTTCTAACAAAGATCTAATTCATTTAGTTATCTATTCTAATTTTCTAAGCtctgaaataaaagacaaacatttcttactttttagaGGCACCGTCTGTTTATCCTTTAAAGCTTTCTTGTGATAGTTCTTTTGAAAAGGTGAATCAATCATGTTGCACAGCTGGGATCCTATAGGGAGATAAGGGAGTTTGTCTGTTCCTTTACTTGATTGTAGTCTAGATTCGAGCTTGGTACCTTCCATATGGAGAGAATCCTGTAGTTTGTTGTCAaatttaacatcatcatgaacTGAATCTTGAAGTAGGTTCCCTTGACAGTTATCTTCACCTTCACTCAGATTAAGAgtatcctcttcttcactggGTGGTGGAAGGGTTGGCATCATGGCACTGTTAGGCTCAATCATGGTTGTTTCCTCAGCATTCTCCAGTAGTGTTTCATCCTTCACCTCAATTGCAGTTGAGGttctaaaaggaaagaaaattattaaaaaggaCACATCTATTGCTGGACTAGCACACTGTAGGTGATGTGTGGCACCTGTGGCAACAACCTACTCACTAGCATTGCTGCAGGTGGCAGGAGGTTGGGACAGTGACAAATAGCAGATACTCCATCCCTAGTGTAAGCATTATCCTAAACAATGTCAAAGACTTCCTTGCAATTTGCAGCAGCTCATCACCATGTTAGGGCTTTGTGTCCACTGTTTTACAGTATGACTTGGAAATACACTGCCACCCCTCCATGTTAGACACAATTCATTTTAATGGTGACCTGGCTGTATAATTACAGCAATTCACTTACCCTAAGTCATTATTCTCTGTATCCTTATCTGGAGTGCTGATCAGATACATATCCTCTCCACTGTTGCTGCCCACCACCAGGATCTGGACACCATCCCTTGGGTCCTCAACACTGCCTGCAATTTCCTTGCTAACTCCTTCTTCCAATGAGTCTTCAGGTAAGGCCCCTTCCTCAGCATCCTGTTCTAAAGTTCCAAgaacctgaaaaaaaattaataccaAATGTAATCAAAGGAGGtcatggcatagtggataaggtggtgagcatgggattgggcagacatctacacataggttcaaatcccaccacataccgctttgaagacatgccatttgtcgagtggtttaaagttacctacatgtcaccatgatacccaggttctagatggaccaaagatgcgcttggatggtTATATGGcacataatatataaataaaattgcctgtgccactaatgagagaagcttaacagcgcttcccacataacagaaaaaaaagaaaaagaaaaaaaagaacatgattattacttccttctctctagcTTTACAAGCAAATCTTCCTTAGAATTTTTAGTACCAAGAACCACACAAAATACCAAGTAATACTATGCAAGATCACATTGATATGATGAAACTGAATAAATGCCCAATTCTTTAAAGTAATGAAAATCAAAACTCCCTGGAGAAGCACCTTACCATctgtcttcatatttctctaGATGCCACATGACATAAATAGAATACAGAGATAAAAATTCATTGATTCTATGCATTATGGAGAAAACTTAACCCATTCAACATGAGGACACATACAGTACACTGTATCCTCGGGTGTCTCATACCGTGTAGAAGGATGCAGTTTTCTCACATCCTGGTTCTCTTTACCCAACATAATGTTATCTTAAATCAAAACATATGCATACATCACATGCAGTGACAGGACTTCAAGGTTGACAAAATCCTCTCATGGATTAGTGACTATCGTGACTTCATCAGTAAAGTGTCACATTCATGGTTCTGTGAGTGTGCTGACAGGTTTGATCCACAGTGACAGCCTCTCACTGACAATTTATCCCACTTACTAACCAATTTCTCAAGAGTAAGTTTCTATGATACACTAAGGTAAAGCCCTATCAGAATAATACATGGTAGCCAAATAGAGATGAACTAGGCTCAAACCTGGATGATCTGGCCATCACTCATCTGGATGAAATACTGGTCTGCTGCCAACTGAAGCTGTGCTGAAGATTTATCTTGGCCACATTCAGGCTGGTACTTTTCAagccttttctcctttgcttcttGACTGAGACCTTGGAATTCATCTTGCACTGAGCATGATGTGTTGATAGTATCAGTTCTTTTGGTTTCATCATCTGCAATGAATGTCGTAGAGGTACAAGTTCTTGTTGTAACATGCATCCTTTCACATCAATGGCCAGTGTTTTAACACTATAAACATAATCACAATCTAAGGAAAACAAAGGCTTAACAACCAACTAAAAGAGGAACTCCACTAATACTTACAATAATGGATGAAGAGATTTACTTTGTAACTGTTGCATATGCCAACACATTtcaaagggagggaaaatacaTGTTGAGGACATATGAGGAATACCTG
The sequence above is drawn from the Portunus trituberculatus isolate SZX2019 chromosome 41, ASM1759143v1, whole genome shotgun sequence genome and encodes:
- the LOC123516745 gene encoding uncharacterized protein LOC123516745; amino-acid sequence: MEVTDVNQLMSLIESGTVSIICDSSQLEDSSGDIDSSVLASDEASNTASILNQSLGGPLVVREDDETKRTDTINTSCSVQDEFQGLSQEAKEKRLEKYQPECGQDKSSAQLQLAADQYFIQMSDGQIIQVLGTLEQDAEEGALPEDSLEEGVSKEIAGSVEDPRDGVQILVVGSNSGEDMYLISTPDKDTENNDLGTSTAIEVKDETLLENAEETTMIEPNSAMMPTLPPPSEEEDTLNLSEGEDNCQGNLLQDSVHDDVKFDNKLQDSLHMEGTKLESRLQSSKGTDKLPYLPIGSQLCNMIDSPFQKNYHKKALKDKQTVPLKIPTKTLKEGSLVKTDRGDMIAYDLSSLSQCKESSGQRSKLHTIASMFGPAMKVLRPAVEPKNETPLKSTCKEFSVFSCNDCSAVLHSKRSLENHCRKYHKEWEEECFICGKKFLNAQYVRLHIQDVHSSEKSFQCRMCLYKCETLKDLAKHHKCHKESTTCSYCGRKYITQKLYKKHVISCRERRESQSCKSAWELPPGSDSLLGGEYHQKALPSDEGSNTDMNDGNIGMIDSSDTSYIRKKLSKTSVDLKPTKKDADFKFESIHYHKQAKKMAREQLSQPVQRPSRAGRERTHRCYLCFKLFSTAAALVSHKENYHLVKSERPVRVKTDAALDEGEEDFVDADTKKEDTVSFKNGSEEVVIKEEPTELSEGLENVTIVVDESVNSPQIIKPLCIACKGYTNRDFRKHSKWFSQIPDECQSDMLQKFQQFLPCSFDPSSLLEPWMLCKKCVILIDRIADMEEKLSSMKNDLLSRVRGNSEICGTVKQNLLSSESVNEDSQTQLATGSVKDHIIGKNLSDIEAYMKDTCEIMEITKPQKRPGRPKKYMREKLTPVLMEDKYGGESVSDIVKFISHDLAKKKQENTEVDLTVTNIPDSKTEGKESLSKITLQSDVTFDDVKIKQEPMQCDSDTNSVSKSVSWEFISCTNQSNQFGDTCAKPKQRAHTDSHSISAEMILRNLEATNETDSPNENLILKDTQSIAFTDSKSQNFRETYSENLSSPRESHDLNIMDEDRCDVPETLDSEQPYDSKNSIQGGMETSNNELSEKLSSISPMEDKQTDSITSEMLTTKIQGKKKAELQEERNKMCYKAETTLGKPWRCKECHKMFSTQRGACDHYAASHQGKNYACEQCSVSYVRKRDLIGHYNKMHLNIKPYKCKFSECPMKFSSHGHLYRHMQSVHNTKKDKHECHICGASFAEKRYRDAHLHVCLSKISDSVPHKCPFCHKAFKLARYLQLHLRTVHWLKDEQFLCEICDKVLTDKKNVIIHMKSHMGATKAKCKVCGKEFNRKSYLWTHMRTHTNQRPYKCNYCTKAFTQYSTWKNHERTHTGEKPYKCCICSANFATNSSLSKHVQYSHYNIRDYECDICKKKFISKAKVEEHIKVHTGEKPFKCHVCNRAFNKKNNLKNHMYVHSANKKYKCEICGGGFMRKSTIENHILEHHKFEFALNPNSEDKDADMGVSTSQFISMKGVDDVPTEDSYIIVFANEDEELGDFKEMQVTVLAEDTISNQTGMTKASIGAPSDCSEAMTSVDSNTNPLSEVILEDPSNRSSDALTTLIADGISPAITIPEGNNASVNQVMEIDDNSFRLVAAADTTAPLYSE